GTGCCCGGCGTTTTTCAGCATGGAGGAGAGGTAGCCGAGGCCCACGGGGAAGCGCTTTTCGGACATGCCGAAACCGCCGATGACGCCGTCGATCACGGGCCGGGGCATGAGCACGCTGTAAGGCTTGAACTTCTCCAGGAACGGGAATGCCTGTTTCAGCGTGGTCTTCTTGGAGCGGACCTGCGGTTCGCCGGAGTTGATGAGCAGGATTTTCATGTTTCACCCTTTGTTCGGCGCGCGTCTAAACCCGCCCCGTCAATACGCGGTCAATACGCGTTGCTGCCGATCATGCAGACCGCGGTCCTGCAAATGATCTTGAAATCCAGGGCCAGGGACCAGCGTTGCAGATATTCCAGGTCGTACTTGATGCGCATTTCCATCTTTTCGGGCGTGTCGGTTTCGCCGCGGTAGCCGTTGACCTGGGCCCAGCCCGTGATGCCGGGCTTGATCTTGTGGCGGAGCATGTACCCGTTGATGCGGGTGCGGAAATGCTCGTTGAGCTTGATGGGATGCGGGCGCGGCCCCACGAGGGACATGGTCCCCTGAAGCACGTTGAAGAGCTGCGGCAGCTCGTCGATGCTCGTCTTGCGCAGAATCGCGCCGATCCGGGTCACGCGCGGGTCGCCTTTGGTGGCCTGCCGGAACTCGTCGCCCGTGTCGCAGAGGTCGTTGCGCATGGTTCGAAACTTGAAGACGTTGATGGTCTTGCCGTCGAGTCCGTAGCGGATTTGCTTGAAGAGCACGGGGCCGGGCGAGGAGAGCTTGACCAGCAGGGCGACCACGAGCAGCAGGGGCGAAAGCAGGATGAGCATGGTCAGGGAGATGATGAAGTCGAAGAGCTGCTTGAAGGCCAGGTTCACGCCGACGAGCGGTGACTCCCAGAGGGCGATGGCCGAAATGTCGCCCAGGTGCACGCCCCGGCCGGAAATGAGCAGGGCGAAGCAGCTCACGTCGGGCACGAAGAAGACCGAAGCCGTGGTGTCGCTCAGTCCGGCGGTCAGCTTCTTGATCGTTTCGCCCGCGGTCATGGGCAGGGCGAGGTAGACGATGTCGATGCCGTTCTTCCGGATATAGTCCAGAGCCTCGTCCGTGCTGCCGAGATAGCTGAACCCGTTGGACTCGTTCTTCTCGTCGTCGAAAAACCCGCGCAGGGCGATGCCCAGCCAGGCGTTGCCCGTGACCCACTTGCCGAGGCGCGATCCGATGTCTCCGGCGCCGATGATCACGGCGGTCCGCATGTTCCTGCCGTTGCGCCGCAGCCAGCGGAGCGTCATTCGCTTGGCGAAGCGCTCCAGGCAGAGCAGAACCGGCGTGGTCAAGGCCCAGCTGTAGAAGACGACGCGCGAGTATTCATGCGAAATCTTGAAGGAAAATCCGAGGACGATGAAGAAAAGGCAGCTGAGGAGAAAGCCGAAGCAGACGTTCTTGTATTCCGCGAGCAGCGGTGTGCCGCGCCAGATGCGATACGCTCCGACAAGGTCGAGCGTGATCGGGACGACGAAGAAGATGAGCAAGAGCATTGCCGTCTGGTTCGGTATGCTGGATCTTCCAAGATATAAATATGTGATGGCAAAGTATGTCACTATGGCAATAGAGCCTTCCAAAACCTTGTGCATGTAATTCAAAAACGATATTACATCTTTATTTCTCTTGAGCATTACTCATTCCCCCCTGTGTAATGCGCTTGCATCATACATGGAATGAGCAACTACTGTGCCAGTTGTTTGTTGCTGGCGATTAAATTATATTCTCATAAGCCGCTGTTATGTCGTATTGCTGCTGTTACTAAACGCTCCGTTCCTCCCTGTGCATTCTGAAATTCTCGGAGAGATCGAAATTCTCCGACAATGGAGTTCGATTTTTCCGTACCGCCAGATTCTACATCGCTCCGAGCATCCGCCTGAAGTATTCGATGGTAACGGCCAGTCCCTGTTCGAGATTCACCGTCGGCTCCCAGCCCATGACCTCCCTGGCGAGCCGGATGTCCGGCTTGCGTTGCGTCGGGTCGTTTTCCGGCAGGGGCAGGTGCTCGATCCTGGACGAGGAGCCGGTCAGGGCGATGATGCGTTCCGCCAGTTCCAGCACGGTGAATTCGCCGGGATTGCCGAGGTTCACCGGCCCGGTGAAGTCGTCCTTCGTGTCCATGAGCCGGATCAGTCCGCGCACCAGGTCGTCCACGAAGCAGAAGGAGCGGGTCTGCTTTCCGTTCCCGTAGACCGTGATGGGCTCGTTCTTGAGCGCCTGGATGATGAAGTTGGAGACGACGCGCCCGTCGTTCAGGGCCATGCGCGGTCCGTAGGTGTTGAAAATGCGGGCCACCTTGATGCGCAGCCTGTGCTGCCGATGGTAGTCGAAGAAGAGCGTTTCCGCGCAGCGCTTGCCTTCGTCGTAGCAGGCGCGCGGCCCGATGGGGTTGACGTTGCCCCAGTAGGCTTCGGTCTGGGGGTGTTCGGTGGGGCTGCCGTAGACTTCGGAGGTGGACGCCTGGAGAATGCGGGCTTTCACGCGCTTGGCCAGGCCGAGCATGTTGATGGCGCCGTGCACCGAGGTCTTGGTCGTCTGCACCGGATCCGTCTGATAATGTATCGGCGATGCAGGACAGGCGAGGTTGTATATTTCGTCCACTTCCACGTACAGCGGGAACGTGACGTCGTGTCGCATGAACTCGAACTCATTGTTGCACAGCAGGTGTGAGATGTTCTTCTTGCATCCGGTGTAGAAGTTGTCCACGCAGAGCACCTCGTGCCCCTGCTCCAGCAGCGTTTCGCAGAGGTGAGAACCGAGAAAGCCGCCGCCCCCGGTCACGAGAATACGCTTCTTCATTTCCTCTCCTGCGGACGTCGCCGCCCTGGTCGCCGGCCCGGCTTCAAACCCTGGCCTTGAGTCTCATGTCGTGCTTCTTGAGCAGCTCGTACAGCCGCGCCTTGGACAACCCCGATATTTCGCATGCTTTTTCCAGCGAGCCCTCGCTCGCCTCTATGAGCGCCTTGAAATAATGATCCTCGACCCGCTCCACGGTCACGTTGCGGGTGTATTTGTAGTCCGGAAGGGATTCCTTGTCCGCGAGGATGTCTGAAATGTCGATGCCGAGCGTCCCGGACTCCCTGCCGTCGGGGAGAATCGCGTCCATGCGGACATGCGGGTCCGTCACGTTGTTGCGGACGTTGTGCACGCGGATTTCGAGCGGCAGGTGCTGCACCAGGAGCACGTCCTCGTGCAGCGCGCTTTCGATGGAATAATAGACCGCGTTGATGAGTTCGCGCACGTTGCCGGGCCAAGGGTAGTTGGTCATGGCCTTGCGGTAGCAATTGGAAACGGTTTTGCACTGGCCCTTGCGCTCGTCGCAGACGCGCTGGATGTAATGGTCCAGCAGCGCGTTGATGTCCGAGGGGCGGCTGCGCAGCGGCGGGATGTTGATGCTGATCCCGGTGAGCCTGTAGTAGAGATCCTGGCGAAACTTGCCCTTCTCCACCATGGCCTTGAGGTCGCGGTTGGTGGCCGAGATCAGGCAGAAGTCGCTGGTGTATTCCTTGGCCGAGCCGACAGGGCGGAAGCGGCGGTCCTGAAGCACGCGCAGGAGGGATTTCTGGAGCGAGGGCTTGAGCTCGCCGACTTCGTCGAGGAAGAGCGTGCCGCCGTCCGCAAGCTTGAAGAGGCCTTCCTGCGCCTCGGTGGCGCCGGTGAAGGCCCCCTTGACGTGGCCGTACATGATGCTTTCGGCCAGGGTGTCCGGAATGTTCGTGCAGTCCATGACCAGGAAGGGACCGTCCTTGCGCGGGCTGTTGCCGTGGATGGCCCGCGAGAGCAGCTCCTTGCCCGTGCCGGTTTCGCCGCTGATGAGCACGCTGATCTTGCCGCTGGCCGCCTTGGCCGCCGCGTCCAGGGTGGTTTCGAGCTTGAGGCTGTCGCCAATGATGCCGAACCGCTCGAACTTGCAGCTCTTGCCGAAAGAACCGTTGCCGTTCTTGGTTTCCCGGTAGCGCATGGCCCGCGTGACCGTGATTTCGATCTGGCGGTTCGAGCAGGGCTTGATGAGGTAGTCCCAGGCTCCGTGCATGATGGCGGATTCCGCGTGGTCCGCGGACTTGCTGTCGGAAATGACGATGACCTGGGGATGGCTGGGCAGGGAGAGCAGGTCGGGAATCTGGTCGATGCGTTGCCGTCCGGCAGGAACGGCTTGATGAAGACCATGTCGAAGCGGCTGTCGCGGGCCGTGGCGAATCCGTCGTGGAGCGTTTCGCAGCACATGCAGACGTTGCCTTGCCTTTCGAGCAGGGAGCGTATGGAGGCGCCGCTTTCGGCATCGTCTTCTATGATCAGGAATTGTGCCATAGGGTTGCCTGTTCCGGCTTTCGGAAGGTGTTCGACCTGCGGAGCCGTTGTCCTTCGAAAACGCTTCGTTGTACGGAGCTGTTGAAATGGTATGCGGTAATGTACGTGTTTCTATTCTCCTTTGCTCGCCGACATATCCGAAGTACCGCTCATGCCTGTGGCGTTACAAAAGGTCGTCCTCACGCAGTCTTGTTTTTTCATACATTCTGGAAAATCCAGAATAAGGTGCATAAGATCGTATACAAGCATCGGCGGTCGGCAAGGTCAATCCGGGCTTCCCCCAATTCCGTCGAGAAGAAGGAGGAGCAAAATCGGGATTCTGTCCCGAGGTTCAAATGAGATTTTGTTGTGCGAGGGGGGATTTCGTCGGTCGAATACGGGAAAGCCATGGAATTGACCATGGATTCGGGATGTTGTGGAATGCCCTCATCCCAGGGGGAAACCGGGGGGCTTTCCCGGTTGGGGGGCGTGCGGAATTTGTGCGCGGCAGCGCCTGGGCTCAGCTCTTCTGCGCGGCTTCCAGCCGGAGCACGAGGTTTCCAGCCACTTCCCTGCGATACTCGGCGGATGCGCGCACGTCGCTGATGGGGCGCACTGCTTCGCGCACGCGCCGGGCCGCCGCCGCCAGCGTTTCGCGTCCCAGGGGCCGCCCTGCGAGCTCGGCCTCTGCCGCGCGGCAGCGCATGGCCGTGGGAGCCACGCTGCCGAAGGCCAGCCGCGCTTCGGCGACCAGCCCGTTCTCAAGCCGCAGGCACGCGGCCAGGGAGGCCACGGCAATGGCCAGGGAGCGGCGCTTGCCGACCTTCTCGAAGCGCTGGAGCGTCCCTTCGGGCGGCAGGGGAATGCGCACGGCCAGCACGATTTCGCCCTGCTTCAGGGCCGTGCGGCCCGGTCCGAGCAGAAACTCTTCCGTGGCCAGCGTGCGCGTTTCGCGTTCGGAGGCCAGCTCCAGCACGGCGTCCAGGGCCAGGAGCGGGGGCAGGCCGTCTCCGGCCGGGGAGGCCGTGCAGAGGTTGCCGCCCAGGCTCGCCTGGTTGCGGATCAAGGGGGAGCCGAGCTGGCGCAGGGCCTGGTGCAGCAGGGGAAGGCGCGCGGAAACGGCTTCCTCGTCCAGCAGCGCAGTCAGGGGCGTGGCCGCGCCGATGCGCAGCGCCTCGCCCTGCGCGTCCGCGACGATTTCCACGCCGCGCAATTCCGGAATTCGCTCCAGGCAGCAGATCGGACCGGATTCGCTGCGGGCTCGCCGCCGCACCAGCAGATCCGTGCCTCCGGCCATGGCCTTGGCTTCCGGCTCGGCCAGCAGGGGCCAGAGCTGCGAAAGAGAGGTCGGCAGATGCACGCTCATGCCTCGCCTCCGCTTTGGGGCCGGGAAGGGAGCGGCGCTTCCCCGCGTTCGGCGGCCGCCCGTTCCACCGCCGTGAGAATCCGGCCGTACCCGGTGCAGCGGCAGAGATTCCCGGAAAGCGCCTCGCGGATTTCCTCGCGCGAGGGGTCGGGGCTGCGTTCCAGCAGGTCGGCGGCGGCCACGATCATGCCCGGCGAGCAAAAGCCGCACTGCACGGCTCCGTGCTCGGCAAAGGCGGCCTGGAGCGCGTGGGGGGCCTTGGCCGTGCCCAGCCCCTCGATGGTGGTCAGGCTTCTGCCGTCCAACTGGGCGGCCAGGGTCAGGCAGGAGAGCCGCGCGCGCCCGTCCAGGAGCACGGCGCAGGCCCCGCATTCCCCGGTGCCGCAGCCTTCCTTGGTTCCGGTCAGGCCGAGGCGCTCGCGCAGAAGGTCCACGGCGCGCTCGTCGCCGCGCACGTCCAGTTCCGTGCTCTGGCCGTTGAGTTCGAATCGGATGATCATGTTCTGGCTCCGGAGCGGGGTTGCAGCATCCGCAATACGGTTTCCGGGGAGACGGGCGCGCGGTTCACATGGACGCCGAGGGCGTCGGACAGGGCCGAGGCCACGGCGGGCAGCGGGCCGTTCATGCCCACCTCGCCCACGCCCTTGAGCCCGAAGGGACCGCTGTGCTCGATGGTTTCCACGGCCAGGGAGCGCGTGTCGGGCAGGTCCATGCTCGCCGGGATCAGATAGGTGGACAGATCCTTCGTCAGCAGGCGGCCCTCCGAGGTCTCCAGGCCTTCCATGAGCGCGAAGCCCAGGCCCTGGGCCACGCCGCCCTCGATCTGCTGGTGGTAGTTCTGCGGGTTGAGCACCCTGCCGCCGTCCGTGGCCGCGAGATAGTCGCAGACCCGGACCAGCCCGGTCAGCTCGTCCACCTCCACGCGGACCAGGTGCGCGGCATAGGCGAAGATCAGGTGCGGGAATCCCAGGGCGAATTCCTTGCCCGTGTCCGGCACCTCGCGGGTCACGGGCATGAGATATTCGGACACGCAGATGCGGTCTTCGCGGGGAAGCATGGACGCCAGCGCTTCCAGCGGCAGGTCGCGGCCCGTGGGCAGGTGCCGCACCGCTCCGGGCACCAGGGCGAAGCCGTCCGGCTCGTCGACCATGAGCATCAGCGCGGCGCGGCGCACCAGCTTGGACGTCATCATTTCGCAGGCCTGGATCAGGGCCTTGCCGAAAGTGTAGGTGGTGCGCCCGGCAGAGGCCGATCCCGAAGGATGGGAAGAATCGGTGTCGGGCTGGGCCACTTCGAGCCGCTCCGCGCGCTGGCAGAGCATTTCCCCTGCGATCTGCGCGAAGGTCGCGGCATTGCCCTGGCCCATGTCCGGCACGGCGCTGCGGATCAGGAACCGGCCCTGTTCCGTCAGCTCGATGCGGGCGATGGCGTTGTCCGGCAATCCCCGGCCATAGCCCATGCCGTTGAAGACCGCGGCCAGGCCGACTCCCCGGCGGGTGAAGGCTGGAGCCGCGTCCTTCCAGGCCTTGCGCCCGGTCCAGAGTTCGCTGTCGCGCAGCGTGCGCAGGCATTCGTCCAGGCCCGTGGACGTGGTCAGGCTGACCCCCGCGCCGTTGCGGTCGCCCCGGTGCAGGGCGTTTTGGCGGCGCAGTTCCAGCGGGTCGCGGCCCAGTTTGCGGGCCAGCCGGTCCATCATGCCCTCGAAGGCGAAGCTGGCCTGGGCCACGCCGAAGCCGCGGAAGGCCCCGCCGATGGGATTGTTGGTGTAGACGCACCAGCCCCGGCAATCCACGTGCTCCACGTTGTAGGGACCGGCCGCGTGTTCCATGCCCAGTTCCATGATCTCGCCGCCGAGATGGGCGTAGGCTCCGGTGTCGAACCAGAGGCGGCAGTCCAGGGCGCGCAGGGCTCCGTCCGCGTCCGCTCCCAGGCGGTAGCGCATGCGCGCCGCGTGGCGCTTGTATCCGGCCAGGAAATTCTCCTCGCGATCCCAGCACATCTTGATGGTCCGCCCCGGCAGGCGCAGGGCCGCCAGCGCCAGCAGACACTGCACGGTGGCGCCGTCCTTGCCGCCGAAGCCCCCGCCCAGAAACGGGCTGACCACGTGGACGGTCCAGGGGGACAGCCCCAGGGCGTGGGCCACCTCGAAACGGTCGCGGAACGGAGCCTGGGAGGAGACGGTCAGGTGCAGAATCCCGTTTTCGTCCAGGCGCGCGGTGCCGTTTTCCGTTTCCAGGAAGGCGTGGGCCTGGGCCGGGGTGTGAAACGTCTCCTCCAGGACCACGGCGCAGTCCTTGAGCGCGGATTCGGCGTCGCCCTTGTTGATGCGCGCGGCCAGGAGCACGTTGGAGCCGTGCGCTTCGTGGACCAGGGGGGCGTCCTGGGCCAGGGCCGCGTCCAGGTCCGCGATTACGGGCAGCGGCTCGATGCGCGGCTGGATGAGGTCCAGGGCGCGGCGCAGGATCTCACGGCTCCCGGCCACGACCAGGGCCACGGGATCTCCCGCGTGCCGGATGCGCGATCCGCAGAGCACGGGCATGTCCTTGTGGACGATGCCCTGGCGGTTGGAGCCGGGCACGTCCGCTCGCGTGAGCACGGCATGCACTCCTGGCAGGCGTCGGGCCGCGTCCACATCCAGTTCCCGCAGTTCGCCGTGGGGAATCCCGGCGCGCTTGGCTCCGGCCCAGAGCGTATCCGGCGGGAACAGGTCCGCTGCGAAGCGTTCCTCTCCCGTGGCTTTGGAGAGTGCGTCCAGGCGTGCGCTCGAAGTGCCGATTTCGTAGGGCGCATTGCGCATGAAACTTTCCTTGGATGTTGGGATGGATACCTTCTTTGTGCGCGGCCCCGGCCCTTGTGTCAACACGAGCGCGGCAGGTCAGTTCGCGCAGGCGGCGGGAAGCGGAATCCGGCTGCGTCCGACCAGGCCGCCGCCGACCAGGGCCAGCCCGGCGGAAATCAGGAACAGACCGGAATGGGACAGGCCCGCGTCGAGCAGCAGTCCGCCGATGTAGGGGCCGAGAAAGAGTCCCGCGTCCATGGTCGAAAGGAACAGGTTGGTGGTCAGCCCCCGCTTGCCGGGGTCGGACTGGAGAAAGAGCGTGGATTGCAGCAGGGGCAGGGCCACGCCGATGGCCGCGCCGAATCCCGCGGCGGCCAGCAGGAACGGCAGGGGGGCGCGCACCAGGGAGTAGGAGCCGTAGCAGCCCGCCAGAAAGAGCAGGCTCAGCACCAGCGCGCGCTTCTTGTTCACGCGGTCGAAGAAGCTGTTGCCGAGCAGACGTACCGCGATGGTGGCGCCCGTGCTCACCGTGAAGAACAGGCCCGCGTTGGCCATGCCGATGCCCAGGGCGAAGCCCTTCATGAAGAAGAACAGCAGGGAGGAAGAGAAAAAGACGCAGAGGGCCACGCCGAGGGTCCGACGCACTCCGGGCGCGCGCAGGGCGGTCTTGATTTCGGACAGGCCGGAATTCTTCCCGGCGGGAGGGGCAGCTGCGGCGGCCCGGCGCGCATGGGGGCCGAGCAGGGACATGAGCAGCAGCGCGGGCAGGGACAGGACGGACATCCAGGCGTAGGCGTGCGCGGTCGAGGGCAGGACGCGGAGCAGCAGCTCCATGATCGGCGGCACACAGGCGAAGGGCAGCAGCGTGGCCAGGGTGAAGATGCCGAAGCCTTGGCCGCTGCGCGCGGGCGGGACGAAATGGACCAGCAGGGCGGTCGTGGCCGAGACGAGCAGCACGAAGGCCGCGCCGTGGGCGGCGCGCAGGAGCAGAAGCAGGGGCACCGTCTTGGCCCAGGGGTAGGCGAGCAGGGCCAGGGCGATGACAACCATGCTCCCGCGCATGACGGAGAGGGCGTTGGAGGCGGACAGCCGGGGGCTGATCACCGGCCGCAGGAAGAACGCGGTCATGGGTTCCAGGGCCAGCAGCAGGCTCGCCCAGAACGGCGGAATGCCGATGTTGATCAGGTAGGGATAAAATCCATAGAATACGGCGATGTTGGCGAAGCCGATCAGCGTGGTCAGGCTGAGCGTCAGGAACGGGTAGGTGAACAGGGGCGGTCGCGGCGCGGTCGTGTCGGTCATGGGCCTTCCTCTACGCTTCCCCTACGCCGGATCGCGGCGCATTGCCAGCAGGAACGGCGGAACCGGGCACGCGGCCGCGGCAAAAAAAAGGAGCCGCAAAAGCGGCTCCTCGAATCGACGTGGCGTCCCCAAGGGGATTTGAACCCCTGTTAACGGCGTGAAAGGCCGTAAACAATCAACCGGAAGGTCGCTTACCTCCGTTATTTCAATGGGTTGAAAACGCCATATTCACCACAAAAACCATAGTTGCCGTTGAAAATGACACTTGGGTGACACGCAAAATTTGCCGGAAAGAGAAACGGGGGGGGAATTGGTGCAAGCTCAACAATTTGGTGTTCGGCTCAGAAATAGTACACACACCGGAGTTCGCCCCTGGCTGCGTTGAGCTTGTTGCCGAATTCGGTGTCGGAGGAACCGAGCGGCAGGATGAGCCGGGGCCTCAACTCAATGTCGGACGTGAGCATGTAGGACGCTTCGGGGTTGAGGGAGAGGCTTCGATCCCCGAGGTTCATGATCACGGTCGCTGTCGTGTTCAGGTAGAGGATGTCGAAAGGTTCTTTTTGGGACACGCGGAAATACAGATAGTCCTGTCCGACGCTGCTCCGGTTGTATTCGGACGACACCTTTTTGCTTTTGTTAAGATCGGCGGCGTTTCCCGTGGTCTGATACGTGTCGTACGCCGTGTGGACATAGTCGTAGTAGGTTTCCAGTTGTGAAGCGGTGTACCCCTCCCCGTTGTGGTAATATTCAAGGAGGTAGGTCGTTTCGTCCTCTGTCAGGTATCGTGCGCCAAGAAGAAAGCTCCAGGCGTCGTATGTGTGGACGCTGCGGGTTCCGTCATCGTGGAACACAGTCTTCTCATGGCCCAGCCGGACCGCGGTTTCGCCGTGGATGGCGAAATTGTCGGTGATGTTTGCGGCAAAGTCGAAACCGAGGGACGTATCGTAATGATCGCCAGCCATGGCCATGACGTCCACGTCCACATCGGACAGCAGGAGGTAGAGCTTTCCTCCGTAGAGAACGCTTTCGTCCGATGCCAATCCCGTGTTCGCCCGCTCCCACACAGGAACGACCACCGGTGTGAACGCCAACGTCTGCAACGGGCCGTCGAAACTGAAAATGGCGTCGGCAACGCCCATGACGTAGCCCTCTCGGGTCTGGTCCGGATCGTCCACATCCTTCGGACGGCTGGCGAAGCTCACGGGGTTCCAGGCATATCCCTTGCCCCATTTGAGAACCTTTTTCCCGGCTTCCAGCGTGAATCTCGGGTCCGGCCTCCAGGCGGCCACGCCTTCCTCAAGCATGACCTCCCCGGCCCAATGCTTGTCGTCCTTGAAATACCGTTCCGACGGTTCGTCCGGCTCACTGGCCGCCGACAGGGGCAACTGGCTCCATCCGACGTCGGCGCGCGGGCGGGCATAGAACCCGAACGTTTCGTATTTCACGGAGAGTTCGGGCTTGATTTGGAGCAGCATGTCCGCTTGGAGTTCATCCTGCCGGGAGTTGTAGAAGCGTTGCGCGTAGACCGCAGAATCCCTATTCAGGAGCCGTTCGTACATCCGGAACTCGGCCTGTCCCCAGAACTCGAAGTGCTGTTCATCCGCTGCAGGAATGTCAAAGTCCGCATCATACAGGGGCTCATCCTGGGCAAGGGCCGAAGCCGAGGCAGCCAGGATGAGCGCCAAGCAGAAGAACGGCCCGAGCCATGTACCGGCTTTCGTCATTCCGTTTCCCGCCATCACTGACGAAGGGTTTCTATCCGGGGCAGGTAGTTGAGGGTGAAGACTTCATCCGAAAAGTCTCTGGCCTTCATCGCGGCGAAAATCATCACCGAGAGGTACCCCTTGTGAAGCGGGCTGTCCGTCTCGACAATGGCCGGACGGGCGAATCCGTCGCCGAAGTCGGTCATCTTCTTGAAATGCAGGGTTTTGATCAGCATCCCGGACGCCGCGAGACACTTGATCTCTGTCGGAACCAACCGGTCCTTGGCCACCAGCATCTCCAGCCTGTCGTAGGCAACCTCGTTGGTCTTCGCCTTCAGGCGAAGCAAATAGGCGTCACCGCTTTCCTCCAAGGATTCGGGCGTATATTCGGCGCTGTAGTCTAGGCGCATGATATCGGCATTGTTGAAGATGCCACCCGTCACCGATTGGAGGCTGGTTATCCTGACCGGCTTGGCCACGCTCGGAATGTGGAGCCACATGTTGTCGCCCAGGCGCAAGGTCCCGCGCCCCTTGTCGCTGGAAGGCTCCAGGAAGACGGAGGCCACCATATCCTGGCCTTTCTTGATGGTGTAGAGGACGTATTCCCTTTTGCTCCCGTCCGGCTCGATGTTGATGAGCTTGCGGTAGGATTCGTAGCTGACTGGGGCCAGGTTGCGGTCCACGGCCAGGAGCACTTCCCCTGCATCCATGGCGGAAGCCTGATTGCCGCCGCCCAAAACGAGGCAGACGGCAGCAACGAACAGAACATATTTCAAAGAGTGCATATGCGGTATCCTCATGGGGTTATACGTGGCCGAGCGCATCGACGGGTTCCATCCGGCTCGCCTTCCACGCGGGTTGCAGCGCGGCCAGGGCGGATGCCACCAGGACGATGGCCGACAAAAAGAGCATTTCGCCGGGGTTGATGTCCGGGCGCACGATCAGGTTGTCCATCCGTCCGAAGGAGAAGGCAACTCCCGCCGCCTTGAAGGCCAACAAACCGCCCACGCCCAGAATCAGGCCGAGCGCCGTCCCCAGCACGCCCAGGAGCACGCCCTCGGCCACGAAAAGCGACATGATCGTTCCGGGGGATGTCCCCATGGCGGCAATGGTTCCGATTTCCCGTACGCGCTCGAAGACCGACATCAGCATCACGTTGAGCACGCTGATAAGGACGATGGCGACCATGACGATCTTCACCGTGACCAGCATCAGGTCGATCATGTTTGCGATGTTGGAGAACGGCGACAGCTTGTCCCAGGTGTGCAGTTCGAAGGCGGGCTGGCCCTTCTTGTTCTTGACCTCTCCGAGCGTTGCCGCGAGCGACGCTGCGACAGGCTTCAGCTTGTTGAAATCGGACACCCTGACCACGATTTCCGTGACTTCGCCCGGTTCGTTGCGCAGGAGGCTGCGGGCGTCTTCGATGTGCATGTAGGCGTCCTTGCCGCCCGGTCCCATGAGGTCCTCGATGATTCCGGCAATCTGGAATTCCATGCCGTTGACGGAGCCGTCCTTGTTGGTGGCAACCAGCACCACGGAGTCGCCGGGCTTCATCCCCAGGCTCTTGGCCACCTTTTCGGGAACCACGACCTGGCCCTTTTCGAGCAGTCCCTCGCCGGGACCGGGGGCTCCCTGCTTCATCCTGTCAGCCAAGGCCGTGCAGACAGCCAGCTCCCGTTTCGGATCGACAGCCGAAAGCCTGACGTTGGTGCTTTCCATGTAATTGCTGAGGACCGCACCGAATTTCAGTCTGGGCGCATAGGCTGTCACACCGGGTGTCGCTTCGAGCATTTCCGATATTTTTTGGTATGCCGGCCCTTTCATGTTCAGGTTGAGGGGCATCGTGTCGATGGACGAGAAGTACCCCTTTCGATGGATTTGCAGGTGGCCGATGCTTGAATCTGTGATGATGCCGATCATCATGGACTTGAACGACCCGGCCAGGCCTGAGAACATGACCACCATGCACACGCCGATGACGATGAGCAGAGAGGTGAGGGCGGTACGCCGTTTGTAGCGAGTAAGGTTGCGCAGGGCGATCTTAAATATATTACGCATGGTCTTTTCCTCCCTGGTACAGCGGGTTTCCGTTCAGCAACCTGCCGTCCTCGATGCCGTGCACCACGTCGGCGTGTTCAACGATGCGCGGGTCGTGCGTGGAGAAGACGAAGGTGGTCCCGTAGGTGTCCCGCATCTTTTTCATCAGGTCGATGATCTTGTGGGCCGTGTCGTGGTCGAGGTTCGCGGTAGGTTCATCCGCCAGCACAACCTTCGGGTTGGTCACCAGCGCCCGGGCCACTGCCACGCGCTGTTTCTGGCCGCCCGAAATCTGGTCCGGTCGCTTATCC
This sequence is a window from Paucidesulfovibrio longus DSM 6739. Protein-coding genes within it:
- a CDS encoding undecaprenyl-phosphate glucose phosphotransferase, giving the protein MLKRNKDVISFLNYMHKVLEGSIAIVTYFAITYLYLGRSSIPNQTAMLLLIFFVVPITLDLVGAYRIWRGTPLLAEYKNVCFGFLLSCLFFIVLGFSFKISHEYSRVVFYSWALTTPVLLCLERFAKRMTLRWLRRNGRNMRTAVIIGAGDIGSRLGKWVTGNAWLGIALRGFFDDEKNESNGFSYLGSTDEALDYIRKNGIDIVYLALPMTAGETIKKLTAGLSDTTASVFFVPDVSCFALLISGRGVHLGDISAIALWESPLVGVNLAFKQLFDFIISLTMLILLSPLLLVVALLVKLSSPGPVLFKQIRYGLDGKTINVFKFRTMRNDLCDTGDEFRQATKGDPRVTRIGAILRKTSIDELPQLFNVLQGTMSLVGPRPHPIKLNEHFRTRINGYMLRHKIKPGITGWAQVNGYRGETDTPEKMEMRIKYDLEYLQRWSLALDFKIICRTAVCMIGSNAY
- a CDS encoding UDP-glucuronic acid decarboxylase family protein, whose translation is MKKRILVTGGGGFLGSHLCETLLEQGHEVLCVDNFYTGCKKNISHLLCNNEFEFMRHDVTFPLYVEVDEIYNLACPASPIHYQTDPVQTTKTSVHGAINMLGLAKRVKARILQASTSEVYGSPTEHPQTEAYWGNVNPIGPRACYDEGKRCAETLFFDYHRQHRLRIKVARIFNTYGPRMALNDGRVVSNFIIQALKNEPITVYGNGKQTRSFCFVDDLVRGLIRLMDTKDDFTGPVNLGNPGEFTVLELAERIIALTGSSSRIEHLPLPENDPTQRKPDIRLAREVMGWEPTVNLEQGLAVTIEYFRRMLGAM
- a CDS encoding sigma-54-dependent transcriptional regulator, with the protein product MLRNAPRRIRHGPRQPLRHGLHQAVPAGRQRIDQIPDLLSLPSHPQVIVISDSKSADHAESAIMHGAWDYLIKPCSNRQIEITVTRAMRYRETKNGNGSFGKSCKFERFGIIGDSLKLETTLDAAAKAASGKISVLISGETGTGKELLSRAIHGNSPRKDGPFLVMDCTNIPDTLAESIMYGHVKGAFTGATEAQEGLFKLADGGTLFLDEVGELKPSLQKSLLRVLQDRRFRPVGSAKEYTSDFCLISATNRDLKAMVEKGKFRQDLYYRLTGISINIPPLRSRPSDINALLDHYIQRVCDERKGQCKTVSNCYRKAMTNYPWPGNVRELINAVYYSIESALHEDVLLVQHLPLEIRVHNVRNNVTDPHVRMDAILPDGRESGTLGIDISDILADKESLPDYKYTRNVTVERVEDHYFKALIEASEGSLEKACEISGLSKARLYELLKKHDMRLKARV
- a CDS encoding FAD binding domain-containing protein, translating into MSVHLPTSLSQLWPLLAEPEAKAMAGGTDLLVRRRARSESGPICCLERIPELRGVEIVADAQGEALRIGAATPLTALLDEEAVSARLPLLHQALRQLGSPLIRNQASLGGNLCTASPAGDGLPPLLALDAVLELASERETRTLATEEFLLGPGRTALKQGEIVLAVRIPLPPEGTLQRFEKVGKRRSLAIAVASLAACLRLENGLVAEARLAFGSVAPTAMRCRAAEAELAGRPLGRETLAAAARRVREAVRPISDVRASAEYRREVAGNLVLRLEAAQKS
- a CDS encoding (2Fe-2S)-binding protein: MIIRFELNGQSTELDVRGDERAVDLLRERLGLTGTKEGCGTGECGACAVLLDGRARLSCLTLAAQLDGRSLTTIEGLGTAKAPHALQAAFAEHGAVQCGFCSPGMIVAAADLLERSPDPSREEIREALSGNLCRCTGYGRILTAVERAAAERGEAPLPSRPQSGGEA